In Brassica napus cultivar Da-Ae chromosome A3, Da-Ae, whole genome shotgun sequence, the sequence aaaacggaaggagtaaATATTTCTTGATTCCTTTTACTTCGTTGGATTTGACATGGAGTGGTTTTCATAAAAACTTAGGTTCTGAATGGTGactgcggtttgagcggtgcgggacaagcggttcaactgcggtgcggttttaacagttataaaaatgtatagatatatagtatatgtagagatttttgttactgttaactgcggtgcgggGCGGGACGACGGTTACCATTCGAAGCCTTAAAAGCTTCTCTACTTAATGTACGTGTTAGATTTTACATAGCAAAGGAAAATTTAAGAATCGCATTGGTCGTGTCGCTTGTGTCAGATTAAACGACGAGTATTAAGTATTAACATAGATAAAAGGGGTCCACACTGAAAAGAAGTGAGATAATTGAAGTTTTTTTGTACggtacaaaaaaattaaagtgctttatttttattataaacataACTAGTACGTATTATTAATGAATTAATTGTGAAATTAGtgaatataatttgatataattaTGTAATTGTGAAATCAGGCCGTTAACAAAACGACAAAgtcatcccttatatattaattgaggaacatttgaaaagatgtaacctcaattttgtattaattaaaagaggccccaatgcataggtggcactcaattaggtagtcaattacattcaattgaaaaataagtaggtccacattcgatttttatatgttgttagatacataagttggtcaaactatatgatataatgatatgatatgatattttctttccttaaataaaacctacggaattaccataaatgacaaatatatatatgacaattaatgattttaataataaagatttgataacaatgtatatctcctccatcattttttgtttaattttatattattaaaataaattaaacaatcaaattagctataaaaataaaatttagattttttcgtatatgttatattttgaatttttaaaaacgacaataaatgactataactattaaaattattatgttaaaaattaatgatcaatggtttaacatttttattataagaaaatacacatgattttaaaaccatatgagtaaaaaatatcgtttaataataaaatatatatatatatatatatattaaacactatataccataagattacataaatattttaatattaaaactttcaatgaattttcaagaacatttataaattataaacttattaaagatttcagattgaaaattttgttatcgatgatttaaatattttgttataaaacgatatgaacgatcatagaaccgtatgattataaattcttatttaataaataactatacaaaatatactattcctagaaaaataggttggtccatcttaacttatattacactttttattaaactaactatcgaattgataaataacgtaccaaaaaatgttttgcattttccttaaataaaagccacaaaattacctaatatgattaacgtatatgtgaaaattaattataatgaataataaatatttgataacaatttttgtatcttagttctttttttaattttatattattaaaatatatttaaaaatcacattaaatatataataaaaacatttaaaatttttcttatatgttatattttgaatttttcaaaacatctataaattattagaaatttgaagatccccactctgaaaattttgtgatcaatagattattttttttatcataataagttacaaatgatcataaaattctattaatatgaacttttatttaatattataagaagatacacattattttaaaaccatatgagtaaaaaatatcatttaataataaaacatatatatatatatagattatactatataccataagattacataaatattttaatattaaagctttcaatgaattttcaaaaacatttataaattataaacttattaaagatttcacattgaaaattttgttatcgatgatttaaatattcagttataaaatgatatgaatgatcatagaactgtatgattataaattctcatttaataaatgactatataaaatatactattcttagaaaaataggttggtccatcttgacttacataatattttttattaaactaactatcgaattgataaataatctaccaaacttttttttgcactttccttaattagaagctacgaaattacctaatatgattaacgtatatatgaaaattaattattatgaataataaatatttgataacaattttggtatcttagttcttttttttaattttatattattaaaagatattaaaaaatcacattaaatatataataaaaatatttatattttttcttatatgttatatttgaatttttcaaaacgtctatatattattagaaatttgaatattctcactctgaaaattttgtgatcaatagattatttttttgttataataagttacaaatgatcataaaatataacgcatatgaatttttatttaataaatattcaaactaaataatatatatatatatatatataaacacaaatgatttaaagcaacaagattggctgatcaatttagtcatccagttgaaatctttcaaaagtatgtgaaagactaaagtcaaaataaatatggatttagaatagtagttatattttactaaccaaataccgaaaaaaccgaaccgaaccgaaaccaacccgatatccggattgaacacccgtaatccaaatgaagccaaactattgtttcattctccaaaatataataaaaataataacttaatcccgtgcaaggcgcgggtcttatcctagttttgtaataatttgcatgcaaaaacaaaaacataacataaatgTTCCACAAAGAAAGCAAAACATAACTATGTACTACTCTATCtgtttagttttaattatcattttagAATTAAGCAcatagattaataaaatatttaattttacatatttccaaaataaaaacatcattattaatatatttaatatattttaaccaataaaagaaaaaactgaaataaaaatcaataaattattaatttaaattataaaatgatatttattttgaaacgaaaattttAGTATACATCATTACTTAAACTTAAATGGAGGGGGtatctataaacaaaaaaacgaaCTACCATTTGTAAGGTTGTAATTGAGATTCCATTAACAACTTTAaatgttctttttattttaaaattttgatactccatccgtttcactTTATTTGTCGTTTTAGAGTGATGCATACtgactaaaaaaatatttaattttgcatatttcaaaagaaaaacatgattacttatatatttaaccaTATTCCaactaatagaaaaataaaatagaaaatattgttgataaattttgcattgaaaatatagattgacacttaaaataaaataaaattttaactttaaaactacaactaatatgaaacggaaggagtataatatcacaatactaaaagcaaTATATCCTGAGTTTTTAGGCTGCCACGTCACCATATATATTCGACCAATAGGAACATTTCATTTCGGATCTGGGCTTAAAATTTGTTTAGAGTGGACTTAGGGGGTGTGGACTTCATTTGGTTTAGGTTTgggctttattttttatttaactaaacCTAGAAACCTAACACGCTACGAGGCGTAAGTCACGAGGCTCTTTTCCTCTACCACTTCGTCTTCTCCACCACTCTAAATTCAAACACATTAGGAGGTGTGTTCGTTTATTTGAAGCTACCAATTTTGTTTGCTTCCGTGATATTTTTCATCTAAAGCATGAAGGATTGTATAAACCTGTTTGGTCGAAATGATTTTGTTGTTATCTCAGATCTGATTGCTGCAAGGCATGTCCTTCGAGAACACTTTCTTATGACAAGTTAATATGGTTTTCAATTGATGGAGGAACTATTTCGTTTTTGCTTTTTTTGGTACTTATTAAGTAACTTCCTTTGTGTTTCTCTAGGGAGTTCTTGCTGAGATCTTAGAGCCGATTATCTAACTTTTAGTTATCTAACTTAAACGCATAGATATTAGTAGACCTACATTAGTGGAAGTTAAGAAGAAGAGATAAAGTAGGTTTGTAATATCTATGCGTTTTAGATATTGCAGTGCTTATGGCATTAaagatttatttctttttttaatctgtGTTGCAGCTAAACTTATGATTCCCTACATTGTATCTAGAGGCTATGGTCAAAATATTTAGTGCCTGTTCAGAGAAAATGATACTGAAGTATGAGAATAAGAGAGAAACAAGTCTCAAGCggagggacacaatcaagttggaTCTTGAAGTGGAATACATAGGTCATCATCAGCTATTCGTCtcagttttttttctaatttttcatctaataatatcattttattgGCATGCTTCTTCCAAAGTTGCTGGCCTAAGTATATCGTTCAATATTATGCTCATCAAGGATGTGATCGTAAATGTAGGTTCTTATGTTAAGCTATAGATGCGAAGTGGAGTACATTAACATGCTTCACTTAATCAATTGAGTAGCATCAAAGTTGCTTTTTCTTGCATAGCGCACACTCAATATTGAGCTCAAGATTAAAGAAGTCATGGAGTCCAGTTCGAAAATAGGGAAACGAGGATATTAGTTTATATTGTAACGAGGATATATATCCATGCTTTGTAGTCAGATTATGAGACAGGAATAATATGCATTTCCCCTGCAACTCCACTAATTATGTGGATTATAGATCACCTTTTGCATAATTTAACCATCGGTAACAAATTGAATATTCAAGTTCTCTACCCTAAAACACATGTAGCTTAGTTTCTATGCAACAAGTGTCTACTTTTTTCCTGTCTACACACTGGACGATTGATGTTGGTTTATATTCTCTATATTGTATCACATGTTGTGACACATACCCACTTTTAAACAGTTTGACTCATGTAACACCCCAAAGAAAGAGGAATCAGGACCAATTATTGGCTTATTTTGGTTTCCAACATAAACACATCACCACCTTTAACTAACTCAGGTTTCCTAAACTAATTACAAACTTTAAATATATGAAACTACTACAAGCTCAACAGCACAAACATAAACATGCAACTGTAAATTACAAGACAATAAGCACAGTCAAATTTCTAATTTTAGTTATGCAACTCATATTTTTTAGGTTACATAGACTGCACATAAAATTCACAATAACCAGCGTAGTAATTACTAATATACatcaaaacatcaaacaaacaaaaatgaatcaaaattaagttaaaaaatgattcaataatataacaaaaccaaaatttattttaaaagacaTATCCAATCAAAATAGATCACAttgtaattaaaaattaaataaaaaaatatttaaggctatttattcgagatgagattccgatcttttaaactaagataatttatgctctatacataattatattttttttacataactctaaaatctcgaacttgattcttcatattttgttagtcaattgtgttacatataatagaaatacttaattcaaaacaaaaattaaaaaaaaaatcaaatttaaaaaattagttatatataatttaatatacaaaaactcacatacaaataaaaatgataaatgtaacaaatttaaatatataatccgcgcgtagcgcggaaaaaggATCTAGTAAtacataaaaaacatttatcttCCTTTCTTGTACAAACAGTATATTCaagaaatagtaaaataaattatggcGTTTTTTAAATATTCAGATGTAGTAATAGCAAAAATTAGAACAGAAGACGGACAATGACAGCTGGTTTTCTTCCTCTGCAATcgttagagcatcattatcgggGTCTTTTAAGCCCGTCTCTTAGTGTTTTcagaattaaaagaaaaagaaaaatagcaaTTATCTCAAACTACGTCTCTTAATCAAGCAAAAGAAGAGACGGTCTCTTCTTGCTCTCTCTATCGCGAAgaaggaagaaagaagaagaagccatggcAGGAGTAGGACTTTTCCGGTGTaatctcttcatctcctttcctctgcGATCCAGGACAAGAATGTTTTGGCCTTTTTTGTTTgggaaatttgatttttttgtttgtttgtttgtgtagAGAAGGAGAATTTGTGTTTGTATGGACATCCGAGTGAGTTGTGGGAAGTGAACGAAACCCTAATTCTTCCTCTGGATTCAATTCGATTTCTTCGTAATCCGCCATGGATGCTCAACGAGCTCTGTTGGACGAACTTATGGGCGCAGGTGAGTTGTTTTTCAAATAGCAATCAATCTAGTAGATTTCGTGTTTGAATACTCCACTATATTGATTTGATTTCGTGACTTTTCCGAATCTGAATCGTTTCTTGTTAGATTGGAATCTCAATCAGTCTgagttttggtgtttttttggcTTTGGTTATTTCAGAGATGTTGGAACAGAGGAGGAGGCTCTGTTGAAAAATGTGGAGAGAATGGAGTCGGACATAGTAGCGGGATGCTTTTGCAACGCGGCGCAGGTGATTGGAATGAAGTGTTTGGTGACGGCGGTGGAAGTGAGAGAAGCTGCGATGCATCTGGGGAGAACAGAGAAGATACTTGAGATTGTGGACAGGAGATGCATGCCTGCTTTGTCTCATCACGAAGTGGCGAAGATTGATGAGTGGACAGAAGTTGGTGCGTTATACTCTCCTATTACTTTTCTTTATTCGAATTGATTTCTTCTCTAGACTGCTAAGATTTGAAATTGTTTGGTCAAAGGTTAAAGAGTTTAGGTTTCATTGCTTGATAAGATACAGACATTCTCTGCTTTGTACTTCACTGAAAGTTTCGTGCTATTGACTGATTTGTCCAATTGCAGAAGATGTGTCTCCTCCTCTGCCCGAAGCAGACAAAGACGGTGGCGTTATTGTTACAGAGAGTTCAACCCATTGCAGAGGCAGCTTCTGATGGTTTCAGCTCCATGTCTGTGGCAAGGTAGTTGAATCAGTTTCAAGTTTATTGAATGCTTGAACTTTTGTTTAGAAAGTGAATGGTAATCGACTGTAGTACCTACGGCAACATATGATTCGCACGTTCAGCCTAGCAACGagataaaattaaatttgaactTGAATTGCCATAACTGAATAAAACGCTTTGTAAGACCTTATTCACATTTGTTAAATCATTTCATTATATTACACCTTTGATATCATCACGTTCAAAGCTACACTTCATATCGTTTCTTGTTTTTGAATACATTCAaaacttgtatgtttttttaagaacctttaAATAAGAGACTTGCAATGGAGAATGTAAATTTTTGAGTCTTTTAATCCAGTTTCTTAATTCActtttgcaattaaaaaatatttaaaaaaaataagagaccCATTTAGGGTCTCtaggataatgatgctcttacacttattagttattacacaaatttaagaTCTCTTAAAAATATCCCACTTGAGataaacaataaataacaaAGCCTTTATTACAAATAGTCATGcaaaaacacaaataaataataaaaaacattgcATTAACTTCTCACCCGCTGGTTCCACCTGCTGCGAGAGCTCCTAGCAGAGGAGAGAAACGGAAGGTTTTGAGTGTACTGTGCAGCGCACGGTGCTTCTCTCATTTCTTATCCTACGCCTCTCCGTCTTTCTTATCCTGCACCTCTCCGCCTTGTTCCTGTGTCTCATGGACGCTTCTTCtccaagcaaaaaaaatatctattgtCGTTGTTTCTCAGAATAGATTCTAGAGTTCCCGCATTGAATAATCGCGTTTGCGTTTCGCCAATTACCGTTTTCCAGAAATGCTTTGGATCACGAGACTCTCTGCATTCTTCTCCGCCGCGATGGCGGTGATCGTCTTATCTCCGTCGCTACAATCCTTCCCTCCCGCGGCGGCGATCCGGTCCTCCGATCGTAGCTTAATCTCGTCCTTCAGAAACTCCCCGCCCTTTCGCAACGCCGCCGACGAATGTCTCCTCTCCTCCGCCGCAGACTCCAACGTCTGCAACCCCTTCTTAGTCCACGTGGCGATCACACTCGACGTAACTTACCTCCGCGGCTCAATCGCAGCCGTCAATTCAATCCTCCAACACTCCTTATGCCCCGAGAGCGTCTTCTTCCACTTCATCGTCTCCTCCGAGACAAACCTGGAGTCTCTCGTGAGATCGACGTTTCAAGAACTAAAATTCAACGTTTACTATTTTGCCCCTGAGACGGTCCGCGGCTTGATCTCATCCTCCGTGAGACAGGCACTCGAGCAGCCTTTGAACTACGCTAGAAACTACCTCGCGGAGCTTCTCGAGGGGTGTGTTAACCGGGTCATATACTTGGACTCGGATCTTGTGGTGGTCGACGACATCGTGAAGCTCTGGAAAACGGGTTTGGGTTCGAGGGTAATCGGAGCTCCAGAGGTATTTTATATTCatcaatttattattaaatactttataattattattataagaaTTTGCGTTCTtaacagtatttttttttttttttttttgtaaaatgcaTTCAACGTTCTTACAGTATTGCCACGCGAATTTCACTAAGTACTTCACCGGAGGGTTCTGGGCCGAGGAGAGATTCTCGGGTACGTTTCGAGGGAGGAGGAGGGCTTGTTACTTCAACACGGGAGTGATGGTGATTGATTTGAAGAAGTGGAGACGTGGTGCGTACACTAGACGGATCGAGAAGTGGATGGAGGTTCAGAGATCGGAGAGGATCTACGAGCTGGGATCGCTTCCGCCGTTTCTGCTTGTTTTCGCCGGACACGTGGCGCCGATTTCGCATAGGTGGAACCAGCATGGGCTTGGTGGGGACAATGTTAGAGGGAGTTGTCGGGATTTGCATCCTGGTCCGGTGAGTTTGCTTCATTGGTCTGGTAGTGGGAAGCCGTGGTTAAGGCTTGACTCGAAACGGCCTTGTCCGTTAGATGCTCTATGGACGCCTTACGACTTGTATCTACACACACATTGACCAGCTGGTAATATTCTTAACATAAactctgttcttttttttttcagtttaattAATATACTTGTTTAATGTTTGTTTGTACATCAGTAGTTGAACCACTAATCACTGACTCTAAATGCTAGACTCATTTTGACAGTGTGTGGTTGTCTTTTGCTCGTTTGATTTTGAACACTTGTGAAGCTTAATGCTTTTGTGGCTATGGCATCATAGAATCTTGCAGGGAAGCTATAGATTGATTGCAAGATTAAAGCGtctcttgtttttttaattgataataTACCAGTGGTTCTTCTGTCGGTGGATGTATGCACAGTGGTGCCACTATGTAGGTTGTCTTCATCAAATGGCAGATGAGTGGCTCTGTCTGATGAATGTTCATCAGACCAAAAGGAAAAGTCATCCCACTTATATTGAgctttattgtttaaaattgtcTTTTTTTCTGCAATATCATATGGTG encodes:
- the LOC106438668 gene encoding probable galacturonosyltransferase-like 6 translates to MLWITRLSAFFSAAMAVIVLSPSLQSFPPAAAIRSSDRSLISSFRNSPPFRNAADECLLSSAADSNVCNPFLVHVAITLDVTYLRGSIAAVNSILQHSLCPESVFFHFIVSSETNLESLVRSTFQELKFNVYYFAPETVRGLISSSVRQALEQPLNYARNYLAELLEGCVNRVIYLDSDLVVVDDIVKLWKTGLGSRVIGAPEYCHANFTKYFTGGFWAEERFSGTFRGRRRACYFNTGVMVIDLKKWRRGAYTRRIEKWMEVQRSERIYELGSLPPFLLVFAGHVAPISHRWNQHGLGGDNVRGSCRDLHPGPVSLLHWSGSGKPWLRLDSKRPCPLDALWTPYDLYLHTH